The region TGAAAAGACCATGGGAAGATTGTAGCTCATTTGCATCACCTGTTTATATTTTATCTCTATTGTTTACGTTGCTAGCAGAAATTATGCAACGAGTATCGTACACTAAATTGTTCAAAAATGGCTGACTTAACAAAACTAACTGACTAGACAGCCTTTGCAAATGAAGTTTCATCTTTTTTGGGAAGCTGGTGTTTAAAGATGAGTCTCCAGAAATCTTTTTCAATAGCACTTTTTAAGCTGTTTCTTAATCCAGATCCATATGACAGCAGTGAGACAGGTAGTCCGCTTTCATATGAAGTGTTAATAAGTGCGCCGTAAGAACAGGATTCATCAAGTTTTGTCCAGATAATACTTTTTAGTTTTGATGATTTGTATCTTTTCAAAAATGCAGTGTATTGCGCTGGAGCAAAGTATGGGTTCATTACCAAGTGAACAGCTATGTCGCAGGTTCCGGTCAGTCCACATACAGCCAGCCAGCTTTCAAGTTCCGAATTTCCTGAAAGTCCAGGCAGATCTATAAAAATTTTGTCAAATTTATGACTTTCGCCTGTCAGTGCAGCAAAATCGTCTCTTGTTGCAAGATCTTTGAATTCAAGCCCAGAAAGGTCTGCGTAGTGACGCAGTACAAGGCGTCCTTTCCCCTGTCCTTGGTCCGCGGAGGCTACGCATATCCGTGCCCCTGGATTATCCTTCTTTTCTTTAAGAGCAAGCCTGATGATTGTAGAAGTTTTACCTACACCGTGCGGTCCAGCCAATGCATGAATCTTTTGAGGCCAGTTCTTTTGGCCGAAAGGGCAGACCTGTGCTATATTTTCTAGAACGGGTAGAATCTGTTTTGAAGGGTCTTGTCTAAGGTCATGAAATAAACTCATAATAACCTTACCTTCAACTCCTTCACGCTCAAGGTATTCTAGAGCGAGGCGTTGGCGGGGGGCAAGGAGATTAAGGTTCATTTGAGGCTTTAAAAGAGCCATCATATGTCCTTTAATCTGATTCCATTCCTGATTCCATTCAGGAATGGAATTTATAGCATCACCCAGAACATCATCTCTGGTGGGCTGCGTCTGGACAGGAGTCTCCTGACCTTCGACACCGACCATGATTTCGTGGATTTTACATCCACCTTCCTCTACTGACTTATTGCTGAGGATTACAGCACTGTCACCGAATTCAGCTTTGATTTCGGCGAAAATTGATGCTGTGCTGTTTCCTCTGAATGTTTTTACCCGCATATTACCAACCTTTTTAAAACTCTACAGTACCTGCAGACATGATTCTTACGCTTGCAGGAATCTCAGCCTGAGATATTATAGGGATTGTAGGCAAGAACCGTACCATCAGTTGTGCTAAATGGCTTCGCATCTGAGGAGCACACAGCACAACGGGTTGACCGTCAGTATTCAGTACATTTTCAGCAGCTACGCTGACAGATTGAATTAACTGCTGAGCTGCTCCTGGGTCAAGTGCAAGAAATCCTCCAGTTTCAGAAGTTCTCATTGCCGAGTTGAGAGTAGCTTCTACGTTAGGCCCAAAAGTCAGAATCGGTAAGCTTCCATCACTGGCAAGGTAGGGTTTAATAATCGTTCTGCTCATGTGAGAGCGGACGTATTCAGTTAACTGACCAGGGTCCTGAATAGATGGCCCGTAGTCAGCTAGAGCTTCAACTACTGTTAGCATATCGCGAACTGAAACATTTTCTTTAACAAGATTTTGTAAAACTTTCTGAACAGTTCCAAGCGGCATAATGTTTGGAACCAGATCTTCAACGGCTTTAGGAGCACGTTTAGAAAGGTTGTCCAGCAGTTCCTGTGTTTCCTGTCTTCCAAGGAATTCTCCAAGGTTGCGGCGGAAAATTTCAGTAAGATGAGTAGCAATAACTGTTGAAGGATCAACAACCGTGTATCCAGCAAGCATTGCTTCTTCTTTTTGACTGTCAGGGATCCAGATGGCAGGCAGATTGAAAGCTGGCTCAACTGTTTCAATACCTTTGATTCGATGTTTAGCGTCACCCGGGTCCATAGCAAGCTGATGATCGATAAGAATCTCAGCTGAGGCAACAGCGTTGCCTTTAATGAGGACTCTGTATTCTCCGGGTTTGAGTTGGAGATTATCACGCAGATGCAGTGACGGAACAATGACACCCATGTCCAAAGCGAATTGTCGACGTATTGAGCGTATACGGGAAAGAAGATTACCATTTTGTTCTTCGTCAACCAGCGGAATGAGTCCATACCCGACTTCCAGTTCCAATTGGTCAAGTGGTAGCAGGGCTTGTACTTCTTCTGGACTGTCCAGAGAGGGAGCATCTGCATTTGCTTTTTTGTCTTTGGCTTCCTGCTTATCGTTAGCTTCTTCGTTGTCACGATTAAGTGTGGAAATGGCGTAAACTACTATGGCAAGAGCTAGGAATGGAATCGTCGGCATTCCGGGAACTATTCCGAAAATTACAAGTATAGCTGATACAAGTTTAAGAGCGCGTGAGTGATAAGTAAGCTGACCGAGGAATTCTTCGCCCATCTTGGCTTCAGCCGCGGCGCGTGAAACAATGATTCCAGCTGATGTAGATATGATAAGTGAAGGGATTGTGGAAACAAGACCATCACCGATTGTCAGGAGAGTATATGTCTGTGCTGCATCAGCCCAGTTCATGTTTTTTTGCAGAACCCCGATTAAGATTCCGCCGATGATATTTACGAATGTAATCATCATACTGGCGTTGACATCCCCCTGTACGAACTTACCGGCACCGTCCATGGCTCCGTAGAAGTCTGCTTCTCTACGGATCAAGGTTCTTTGACTTTGAGCTTCTTCTTCATCTATTAGGCCGGAGTTAAGGTCAGCCTCAATTGACATTTGCTTACCTGGCATTGCGTCCAAGGTGAATCGTGCGGCTACTTCCGCAATACGTGTTGTACCGGCAACGATAACTTTTTTATTTAAAATGAAAAGAATGAGGAATATAACAATACCGATTATGTAGTTACCACCTACAACAAATTCCCCAAAGCTTTGAATAACGTTACCGGCGGCTGATGTACCTTCATCCCCGTGTAAAAGAATTGCTCGCGTTGTTGCGACGTTAAGAGCCAGCCGCAAAAGTGTTGTGACCAGCAGGAGTGATGGAAATATTGAAAATTCTAGGGGAGACTGCATGAACATGGATGTAATAAGAATGATTAATCCAAGAGAAATACTTACGGTCAGCATAAAGTCAATTATAAGTGTGGGAAGTGGAATCAGCATGACGAATAGAATAATAACTACGCCTGCTGCTAATAGAAGATCACCATGCTTGGCAAATCTATCATAATTTATATTTACTGCTTTTGACTTAGATGCGGCCATGATTTTGACACCCCTTTCAGGTCTTTAATTGAGGTAACGAAAGTGGAGGAGGTAAGATGCTTAGCCCTTTATTAGCGCTTAAATCTATTAAGTTTAGCGAGAATAGCAGCTACAGCTTGATACAGTTCTTCCGGAATTACGTCACCGATCTCAACCTGTTTATACAAAGCCTGTGCCAAAGGTTTATTTTCACGGATAGGGACATTATTTTCACGGGCGATTTCTTTGATTCTTTCAGCTACTTTATTCATACCTTTAGCCAGAACCTGAGGGGCTGGAGCCTGGAGAGCATCGTACCGCAATGCTATTGCGAAGTGGGTTGGGTTGGTAATAACTACGTCTGCTTTAGGAACATCACTCATCATCCTTTTCTGAAGGATTGCTTGCATTTTTTGTTTCATCTGCATTTTGACTTGTGGGTCACCTTCAGATTGCTTGCGTTCATCTTTGACTTCATCTTTACTCATTTTGAGATTTTCCTGGTAATCCCAGCGGGTGTACAAAAGATCGACAATGGCTATCACCATCATTGGAAGCATAGTATAGCTGACCATTTTGTATCCGACTTCAAGCATGAAAGTAGCAAGCCTGTGGGCGTCGGAGTGAAAAAGAGGCAGAAAATTAGGTAGTTCCTGTTGAATAACAATATATGGTGCAATTCCTACAACTATTGCCAGTAAGAGGCTTTTAGAGAGTCTGACGAGTGTTTTTACATCAAAGAGAAGTTTTTTTACGCCAGCCATTAGGTCAAACATTTTGCTGAATTTAGGCTCAAACACTTTAGTAGACCACAAGCTTCCGACCTGAAGTCTAAGAGTTAGATATGCCGCAAATGCAATGGAGAGCAGCAGTGGTAGCAGGATCATTGCAAGTTTTTCTGAGCACCACATAAATAGTGTGTAAACTGAATTTTTATTTAATTCTAAAAAAATTCCTTTGGTTAAAAACCATTGGAAAAGTGTGTAAAATTCTTCGTAATAGAACTCCATCAGGAATTTAAGCGCAATAACTCCTGCTAACAAAGTTATAGTTTTCCCCATTTCTTGTCCCTTAGGAACACTGCCTTCTTTCCTCGATTTATCTATTCGCTTGGGGGTCGCTTTCTCTGTTTTACTTGGATCTTCTTGCATGGCGGCCTATTTTAATGGTGGAATATCCAGCGGACTTGCCGCCTTGATAATATTTAACATGTAAGCCGGGAGTGTATGCACAAAATCTCCAATAAATATGGCTAAAATTGTGAATACCATACTTAAGAAGTAAAATCCCACCATGATCTTTAAAGGGAAGCCAAGCATCAGCACGTTCATCTGTGGGGACATTTTACTAATTAGTGCAAGAGCAAGGTCAACTACAAAAATAGAAGCAATGATTGGGGAAGCCACCTTTACGGCTAAAACAAAAAGTTCAGTTGAGATTGTCATTATTTGAGTAACCAGAGTTTCATTAATAAAAATCTGTCCAGGAGGGATATATTTGAAACTGTCAACAAGTCCTGAGATAAGGTATAAGTGACCGTTAAGGGCTAGAAAGACGAGAATAGAGCACATATACAAGAAGTGAGCTGTTACTGCTTCGTTTACTCCAGTCATGGGGTCTAAAACGTTAACCATAGATAAGCCCATATGTACGCCTATAAAGTTACCGCCTGTTTGGATCGCAGAGAAAACGACGTTAATAATAATTCCAAGCGTTAGTCCTAAGACTAATTCTCCCAAGATCATAAGAGCGATATTATATGGATTTGATGGCATAAGAGAGCCGTCAAACGAGACTGCAGGCCATATGGCGATAGTCAAAACAATAGCAAGCGCAGCTTTAAGCATATTCGGAATTGAGTTGGATCCGAAAAAAGGCAGCATAAAGAGCACAATACTTACCCGAAAGAAGGTAAGATAGAAGCTCATAAGATCGTTTGGACTGAAGTTAAAAATATTCATGCTGTTCTCTTTTTGTAATCCAATGCAAGAAAAGACCCATTATTTAGATATTGTTAGCATTAAGTTTTAAATAGATCAAAGGCGAGAATAAGGGGTATTATCTTGTTGCGATCTGTTTTTGGGCAATAAAAAGGCCCGTTAGGAGAGTTTCCTTACGGGCCATAAGACTGCTTCAAAATAAGTCTTAATTTAAAATGTAACGTAACGGGCTGACTGGAACGCCTCCGAGTCTAACTTCATAGTGTAGGTGAGGGCCGGTTGAGCGTCCGGTGCTGCCGGCATAACCGATAAGTTCACCGCGTGTTACGACTTGGCCTTTTTTAACTGCTGCCATTTTCAGATGCCCGTATCTTGTCGAAAGGTTTGCACCGTGATTTATTTTAATTAAGCGTCCATATCCGCCGCTAAGTCCTACGAAGGAAATTGTTCCTTGTGCCGGAGCATATATAGGTGTCCCGAGAGGACAAGAAATATCTAATCCTTTGTGATATTCTCTTTTGCCTGTAAAAGGGGAGCTTCTCCAGCCGAATGGGGATGTTACCCAACCTTCAACTGGCCAGATAGATGGCGTTGAATCAAGCGCATCTTGCCTGGAGCGCATGGAATGAATTATTTCTTGTTGTTTTACTTCTTCCAGTTTTGCTTCAGTGCTGAGCTGAGCTAAAAAATCATGCATTTTACGTACAAGAAGTTCTTGGCGGTAAAGCGGAAGGTAGTTGTTTGAAAAATTGGGTTCAGTAGAACCTCCTTTCGGAGTTACGCTTTGAACATTTTCCTGATCCAAATTAATCATTACTCGTAGTTTGGAGTCAAAGTTTCTGACTCTATCGAGGTCTTGAGAAATATTCATCATCTTTTGAGAAAGAGATAGAAGCTGCGCTTTTTGCTCTTGAACAGCCTTTTCAGCATGAGCAAGATTTGATTCTAATCCAGAATAATTTTCGTAATATTTCCATAGCATTATATTGCCGCCAACAAGTCCGGCTATTAGGGCAAAAATGGATATAAACAACCATCCCCTAATTTGGAATTTGCGGGCATTCTCGCTAGGATTTTTAAATATAACAATATGGTATTTTTTGAATAGCATTTTTCCCGTTGGCCTGTTTAATTATGAGGTTAAATTCATCTCTGTGTAAAAGGCGTAATTAATTCCGAGAATTGTTATTTCTTTTTCATGTTTAAGTCAAGTTGCCAACGCCTTAAAGCATTGAAAGTGTTATTTCTAGTGATAGGATTCTTGTTCCATTCTTCTTGGAGTCGCTCGTAAATGTAGCTGCGTTTGGTTGCGTTGTTGGATGGACAGTTGTTTTTCCAGATTGGCAATTCCCATTGGCGGGCGGCTGCTTTAATGAACTTTTTTTCAAGCATAAGAGCTGGGCGGATCATCTGAAGCTTGCCTTTAAAGAAAGGTTCATTGGCTGAAAGTCCTTGAATTCTTCCATTTTGTTCCATGTTCATATGAAATGTAGTAACAAGATCATCTGCAGTATGTCCTATAGCCAAATGGGTTAAATCGTATTGTTCGCATAATTCAAATAGTCTTTTACGCCGCAGTCTGCTGCAAAAGAAGCAGGCTGATTTATTCCTGTTTTCCGGTCCGTGAGCACGTGGTCCATAATTTGTTAATTCTATATGTGAAGAAACTCCGTTTTCAATACACCAGTTGGTGAGTGGATGGTGGCTATCTGGATCAAATCCTGGGTTGACGTGAAGAACCATGAGTTCTATATTTATAGGTATGATGGCCTGTCTGATGAGCATTGTTTTGATTAGTACAAAGCTGTCAACTCCTCCTGAGACTGCTACGCCGATGCGAGCCCCTTCGTGAATCATCTCTGTTTTTTGCATAAGCATGCCCACGGTAGAGACCGTTTTTTTTTGTGCATAGCTTAATTTTCCCCATTTGGGCATTTTGAAAACTCCAAATCAGTTATGAAATAAATTAGAAAAAAACTGATTTTATTTAAGAATTAGTTTAGGTCTATCACTGAATAATGATTTTCTTTGAAAGAAGTGGGCACTTTGCCTTAAAATTAATTGACATGCAAGTCTATTGCGTTTATCTTAGTAAATTGCTCCGTTGATGAAACTGTTTCAAACCTGTTATCCTAAGGTGTGGTCTGTGCTGAAAAGATTTTTTATTTTTCTGGCTCTGGTTGCCATCATCTGTGGAGTCTTTTATTTTAGCTCGCCGAAACTTCCTATGTTGCGGTCTGAGCCACTCTGGCCGTCCGTTTTGTCGAAGCAGGTGGACAAAATTGATATTTGTCGTTCTGGAAAAGACTGCTTTTCACTGGTGCGCAAGACTGGTGGTTGGGATGTTGTTCAGCAGGACTGGAATGAATATCCCTTAGCAGATACTTCGAAGGTGGATAGATTATTAAGAGTTTTAGCTCAGGGACATGCTTTAAAATATATCGGGCGCATGACTGGAAAAAACAGGCAGCAGTATGGATTGCTTGTCCCTCAGATACGAATATCAACGGGCGGAGGTCAGGCTTTGAGTTTGACTATCGGTGATAGGTCTCCGTCGGATGAAGGCTCTTTTGCTGTGAATTCTTTGAGTCAAAACGATTTATTCGTTTTAAATAATGATTTTGTCCGTCGGTGTGATTTTCCGGCAGAGTATTATTTCAATCTGCAATTACTCTCTGGCGAAGTTAATAATATTTCTTCTATTTCTCTTAGCAACGGCGACTCTCCTTTATGGACTATTGTTCGTCAAAAAGACCAATTTGTTTTTTCTTTTCCTGTCACTTTGACAGGTCAAACAGCCCGTTCAGGGGAGATAGATTTATTTTTACACTCTTTAATGGAAACTCCGGCAAAAGGGCTTGTTTCTGGATCTTCAGAAAAGCTAGGTAATTTGCTCTTTAGTCTCGAAGTTTTATTTCGTGATAAGAGTATTAAAAGTATTGATTTTTTTGATGTGGAAGGTGATAAAGATTATTATTTAGCAAATTCCACTATTCAAAATGGTTTCTTTGTTCTTAGTAAAGAGCATGTAGATCAGTTGAATAAAACAGCATTCGGTATGCGCAAGCGTTCTATTCTTTCTGTTGAAACAGGAAAGATTGGTTCTATTCGTGTTTTACAAGGTAATCAGACTTTTATTGGGATTAAATCTGATAAAAACTGGGAAAGCCTTGATGAAAGAAAACCTTTGCTGGGTATTGACATGTCCCTATGGCGACTTAATGAATTAAAATTCGAGGCGGAACCGATTAGTGATCTTTCAAGTTCAGCTGTAAAAGCAATGGAACTTGAACTAATGAATGTGGCTGGCAGCAGGCTTGTAAAAGTTGTTTTTTTTACTGACCCTGAACTTCCGTCAGGGCTGTGTTGGCTTTCACTAGGTGATGACAAAGGATACTATCAGGTATCCAATAAATTGCTTGAAGATTTGCAAGGTCAGATTCCTCTCAGAAAATAGTCGTAAAGAGATTTTCTCTTTCGGCAAAACCATCGTTTTGGAGATAATATGGCAAGGATTACAATTGAAGATTGTCTGGCTGAAGTCGGTAACAGATTCCTTATTGTCCAGATGGCCATCAAAAGAGTTAAACAGTATCGTGAAGGATACCCTCCTCTTATTGAATCCAAGAACAAAGAAATTGTAACAGCTTTGAGGGAAATTGCCGCTGGTAAGGTTATCCCTGAAGATTATCACACATTTTCTGGAGCAAACCCGGATAGTGAATAAATATGTCTAAACGCGATTATTACGAAATTCTACAGGTCACACGGGAATCTCAGGAAGGTGAAATAAAAAGAGCTTATCGCAAGCTTGCTTTTGAATATCATCCTGACCGTAATCCTGGTGACGACGAAGCTGAGGCAAAGTTTAAAGAAGCTGCTGAGGCATAC is a window of Desulfovibrio sp. UCD-KL4C DNA encoding:
- a CDS encoding flagellar biosynthesis protein FlhF: MRVKTFRGNSTASIFAEIKAEFGDSAVILSNKSVEEGGCKIHEIMVGVEGQETPVQTQPTRDDVLGDAINSIPEWNQEWNQIKGHMMALLKPQMNLNLLAPRQRLALEYLEREGVEGKVIMSLFHDLRQDPSKQILPVLENIAQVCPFGQKNWPQKIHALAGPHGVGKTSTIIRLALKEKKDNPGARICVASADQGQGKGRLVLRHYADLSGLEFKDLATRDDFAALTGESHKFDKIFIDLPGLSGNSELESWLAVCGLTGTCDIAVHLVMNPYFAPAQYTAFLKRYKSSKLKSIIWTKLDESCSYGALINTSYESGLPVSLLSYGSGLRNSLKSAIEKDFWRLIFKHQLPKKDETSFAKAV
- the flhA gene encoding flagellar biosynthesis protein FlhA, with the protein product MAASKSKAVNINYDRFAKHGDLLLAAGVVIILFVMLIPLPTLIIDFMLTVSISLGLIILITSMFMQSPLEFSIFPSLLLVTTLLRLALNVATTRAILLHGDEGTSAAGNVIQSFGEFVVGGNYIIGIVIFLILFILNKKVIVAGTTRIAEVAARFTLDAMPGKQMSIEADLNSGLIDEEEAQSQRTLIRREADFYGAMDGAGKFVQGDVNASMMITFVNIIGGILIGVLQKNMNWADAAQTYTLLTIGDGLVSTIPSLIISTSAGIIVSRAAAEAKMGEEFLGQLTYHSRALKLVSAILVIFGIVPGMPTIPFLALAIVVYAISTLNRDNEEANDKQEAKDKKANADAPSLDSPEEVQALLPLDQLELEVGYGLIPLVDEEQNGNLLSRIRSIRRQFALDMGVIVPSLHLRDNLQLKPGEYRVLIKGNAVASAEILIDHQLAMDPGDAKHRIKGIETVEPAFNLPAIWIPDSQKEEAMLAGYTVVDPSTVIATHLTEIFRRNLGEFLGRQETQELLDNLSKRAPKAVEDLVPNIMPLGTVQKVLQNLVKENVSVRDMLTVVEALADYGPSIQDPGQLTEYVRSHMSRTIIKPYLASDGSLPILTFGPNVEATLNSAMRTSETGGFLALDPGAAQQLIQSVSVAAENVLNTDGQPVVLCAPQMRSHLAQLMVRFLPTIPIISQAEIPASVRIMSAGTVEF
- the flhB gene encoding flagellar biosynthesis protein FlhB, with the protein product MQEDPSKTEKATPKRIDKSRKEGSVPKGQEMGKTITLLAGVIALKFLMEFYYEEFYTLFQWFLTKGIFLELNKNSVYTLFMWCSEKLAMILLPLLLSIAFAAYLTLRLQVGSLWSTKVFEPKFSKMFDLMAGVKKLLFDVKTLVRLSKSLLLAIVVGIAPYIVIQQELPNFLPLFHSDAHRLATFMLEVGYKMVSYTMLPMMVIAIVDLLYTRWDYQENLKMSKDEVKDERKQSEGDPQVKMQMKQKMQAILQKRMMSDVPKADVVITNPTHFAIALRYDALQAPAPQVLAKGMNKVAERIKEIARENNVPIRENKPLAQALYKQVEIGDVIPEELYQAVAAILAKLNRFKR
- the fliR gene encoding flagellar biosynthetic protein FliR, whose amino-acid sequence is MNIFNFSPNDLMSFYLTFFRVSIVLFMLPFFGSNSIPNMLKAALAIVLTIAIWPAVSFDGSLMPSNPYNIALMILGELVLGLTLGIIINVVFSAIQTGGNFIGVHMGLSMVNVLDPMTGVNEAVTAHFLYMCSILVFLALNGHLYLISGLVDSFKYIPPGQIFINETLVTQIMTISTELFVLAVKVASPIIASIFVVDLALALISKMSPQMNVLMLGFPLKIMVGFYFLSMVFTILAIFIGDFVHTLPAYMLNIIKAASPLDIPPLK
- a CDS encoding M23 family metallopeptidase → MLFKKYHIVIFKNPSENARKFQIRGWLFISIFALIAGLVGGNIMLWKYYENYSGLESNLAHAEKAVQEQKAQLLSLSQKMMNISQDLDRVRNFDSKLRVMINLDQENVQSVTPKGGSTEPNFSNNYLPLYRQELLVRKMHDFLAQLSTEAKLEEVKQQEIIHSMRSRQDALDSTPSIWPVEGWVTSPFGWRSSPFTGKREYHKGLDISCPLGTPIYAPAQGTISFVGLSGGYGRLIKINHGANLSTRYGHLKMAAVKKGQVVTRGELIGYAGSTGRSTGPHLHYEVRLGGVPVSPLRYILN
- a CDS encoding tRNA 2-thiocytidine biosynthesis TtcA family protein, with amino-acid sequence MPKWGKLSYAQKKTVSTVGMLMQKTEMIHEGARIGVAVSGGVDSFVLIKTMLIRQAIIPINIELMVLHVNPGFDPDSHHPLTNWCIENGVSSHIELTNYGPRAHGPENRNKSACFFCSRLRRKRLFELCEQYDLTHLAIGHTADDLVTTFHMNMEQNGRIQGLSANEPFFKGKLQMIRPALMLEKKFIKAAARQWELPIWKNNCPSNNATKRSYIYERLQEEWNKNPITRNNTFNALRRWQLDLNMKKK
- a CDS encoding DUF4340 domain-containing protein; this encodes MLKRFFIFLALVAIICGVFYFSSPKLPMLRSEPLWPSVLSKQVDKIDICRSGKDCFSLVRKTGGWDVVQQDWNEYPLADTSKVDRLLRVLAQGHALKYIGRMTGKNRQQYGLLVPQIRISTGGGQALSLTIGDRSPSDEGSFAVNSLSQNDLFVLNNDFVRRCDFPAEYYFNLQLLSGEVNNISSISLSNGDSPLWTIVRQKDQFVFSFPVTLTGQTARSGEIDLFLHSLMETPAKGLVSGSSEKLGNLLFSLEVLFRDKSIKSIDFFDVEGDKDYYLANSTIQNGFFVLSKEHVDQLNKTAFGMRKRSILSVETGKIGSIRVLQGNQTFIGIKSDKNWESLDERKPLLGIDMSLWRLNELKFEAEPISDLSSSAVKAMELELMNVAGSRLVKVVFFTDPELPSGLCWLSLGDDKGYYQVSNKLLEDLQGQIPLRK
- the rpoZ gene encoding DNA-directed RNA polymerase subunit omega codes for the protein MARITIEDCLAEVGNRFLIVQMAIKRVKQYREGYPPLIESKNKEIVTALREIAAGKVIPEDYHTFSGANPDSE